A portion of the Bifidobacterium sp. ESL0800 genome contains these proteins:
- a CDS encoding transglutaminase domain-containing protein: MSGNNPMSNTFNTSADQSNTTASAAASLPDFTGTSGTTNTTGTWASTTRAPIALTATSDGQRQIFVAVRRPWATASIGALLVLVAICLNSANLIDVYGNVLTWAFTAVPAALLGALIALAGVNPALKLWWQIVFLVLSQFLVGPVIALNDTTIAHIVPSLDTLSQGFTQTFGSFKYVIAVIPPLGSANGSLMALWTLNLWTAFLAGVFAVSVSSKLNLITVFPLALNLAVSALLGTAYGTLRPVCGIIAMLALVIWLAWRWQSFDIRRPVSMIIIIVLAVGLAIGATLIVPQHRLTLRDRYNPPLDPHQYTSPLSDMRSYVKYHKKETLLSVSGLPAGTPVRLAVMDRFDGNVWNLSDSSDASDSSDYRKVGSGIANTAQGQHFKATFKVHKGFSEQWLPLAGAATSVGLNGENFYYNMGTDSAIVPNTPLGGQTYTESGIIPEVPVQQQVTHAHAQRITQPAAKDIPDSASKLAPALTGKQSSDGATAQTLATALKTKGWFSHGLAGDYPSLPGHGNFRIDSMLGGTAMVGDSEQYASAMAMMARELNLPSRVVLGFVPKDKDGNISKSRTSHGRNGKTQTDFTGNDIEAWVEIDFKDYGWVPFYPTPKETKVPNKNQDLTPPNPKTLVRQPPVPLVDPLHDQNQARDQSSLDGADAGDQNGNATLMKILAITEKVAVYGSPVWIILIICALILLLKAIQLAVMARRGSSGQRIASGWRAIGMLADQSGIKTSGTRRHQAAQIGTAIKEANDAATMVPEAEQATTPKARKAAEKAARKAAKAQKKKTFKGRSIDMDQLRLLSREADWVAFSGKKPDETASADYWKRVKAIRKAILADQPLMRRLRTRLSLKGVLHMPHFNLKRFKKASAAGAANRTGSADTSKAKAGKRSSRKASKANTTKDASILANVHAKRKSTARKGR, translated from the coding sequence ATGAGCGGCAACAACCCTATGAGCAACACCTTCAATACTTCTGCAGACCAATCAAACACCACTGCGTCGGCTGCGGCTTCCCTGCCCGATTTCACCGGCACGAGTGGCACGACCAACACCACCGGCACATGGGCGAGCACGACCCGGGCACCGATCGCGTTGACCGCGACCAGCGACGGCCAACGCCAGATATTCGTGGCCGTACGCCGTCCCTGGGCCACCGCCTCCATCGGAGCCCTGCTCGTCCTGGTCGCGATTTGCCTCAATTCCGCCAATCTCATCGACGTCTACGGCAACGTTCTGACTTGGGCTTTCACAGCCGTTCCGGCAGCGCTGCTCGGCGCGCTGATCGCCTTGGCCGGCGTCAATCCAGCGCTCAAACTCTGGTGGCAGATCGTCTTCCTGGTGCTTTCCCAGTTCCTCGTCGGCCCCGTCATCGCGCTGAATGACACGACCATCGCGCATATCGTGCCGAGTCTCGATACTTTAAGTCAGGGCTTCACGCAGACCTTCGGCTCGTTCAAATACGTCATCGCCGTCATTCCCCCGCTCGGGTCCGCCAACGGCAGTCTGATGGCGCTGTGGACGCTGAACCTCTGGACGGCGTTCCTCGCAGGCGTTTTCGCGGTTTCGGTAAGTTCCAAATTGAACCTCATCACGGTCTTCCCGTTGGCGCTGAACCTTGCGGTCAGCGCGCTTCTGGGCACCGCCTACGGCACGTTGCGCCCGGTCTGCGGCATCATCGCCATGCTGGCACTGGTCATCTGGCTCGCCTGGCGCTGGCAGTCCTTCGATATCCGCCGGCCGGTGAGCATGATCATCATCATCGTCCTCGCCGTCGGCCTGGCGATCGGCGCGACCCTCATCGTCCCCCAGCATCGCCTGACCCTGCGCGACCGCTACAACCCGCCGCTCGACCCGCACCAATACACGAGCCCGCTGAGCGATATGCGCTCCTACGTCAAATACCACAAAAAGGAAACGCTGCTTTCGGTCTCCGGACTCCCTGCCGGCACGCCGGTGCGTCTGGCCGTCATGGACCGCTTCGACGGCAATGTCTGGAACCTTTCGGATTCCAGCGACGCCAGCGATTCCTCGGATTATCGCAAGGTTGGCAGCGGCATCGCCAACACCGCGCAAGGCCAGCATTTCAAGGCCACCTTCAAGGTCCACAAAGGCTTCTCCGAGCAATGGCTGCCGTTGGCGGGCGCCGCAACGTCAGTCGGCTTGAACGGCGAGAATTTCTACTACAACATGGGCACCGATTCCGCAATCGTGCCGAATACACCACTTGGCGGACAGACCTATACCGAATCCGGTATCATCCCCGAAGTACCGGTCCAGCAACAAGTGACTCACGCCCACGCTCAGCGTATTACACAACCTGCGGCGAAGGACATCCCCGACAGTGCCAGCAAGCTTGCCCCGGCACTGACCGGCAAACAGTCCAGCGACGGCGCGACCGCGCAGACGCTGGCTACGGCGTTGAAGACCAAGGGCTGGTTCTCGCACGGTCTCGCCGGCGATTATCCTTCGCTGCCCGGCCACGGCAACTTCCGCATCGACTCCATGCTCGGCGGCACCGCGATGGTCGGCGACAGCGAGCAATATGCCTCGGCGATGGCGATGATGGCCAGAGAGCTGAACCTCCCCTCGCGCGTGGTGCTCGGCTTCGTGCCGAAGGACAAGGACGGCAATATCTCCAAGTCCCGCACCTCGCACGGCAGGAACGGCAAGACACAGACCGATTTCACCGGCAACGACATCGAGGCCTGGGTCGAGATCGACTTCAAGGATTACGGCTGGGTTCCCTTCTATCCCACACCCAAGGAGACGAAGGTCCCGAACAAGAACCAGGACCTGACGCCTCCGAACCCGAAGACCCTCGTCCGTCAACCGCCGGTGCCGCTGGTCGATCCGCTGCACGACCAGAACCAGGCCCGCGACCAGTCCTCGCTCGACGGCGCGGATGCCGGCGATCAGAACGGCAACGCCACGCTGATGAAGATTCTGGCCATCACCGAAAAGGTCGCCGTCTACGGCAGCCCCGTGTGGATCATCCTCATCATCTGCGCTCTGATTCTTCTGCTCAAAGCCATCCAGCTGGCCGTGATGGCCCGCCGCGGCAGTTCCGGGCAGCGCATCGCCTCCGGCTGGAGGGCCATCGGCATGCTCGCCGACCAGAGCGGCATCAAGACCTCCGGCACCCGCCGGCATCAGGCCGCCCAGATCGGCACGGCGATCAAGGAAGCGAACGACGCCGCGACCATGGTCCCCGAGGCTGAACAAGCCACAACCCCCAAGGCTCGAAAAGCCGCAGAAAAAGCAGCCAGGAAGGCAGCCAAAGCGCAAAAGAAGAAGACCTTCAAGGGCCGTTCGATTGACATGGACCAGCTCCGGCTGCTCTCGCGCGAGGCCGACTGGGTCGCTTTCTCCGGCAAGAAGCCCGACGAGACGGCCTCAGCGGATTATTGGAAGCGGGTCAAGGCCATACGCAAGGCCATCCTTGCCGACCAGCCTCTCATGCGTCGTCTGCGCACCCGGCTTTCACTCAAGGGCGTCCTGCATATGCCGCACTTCAATCTCAAACGATTCAAGAAGGCAAGTGCCGCAGGTGCCGCGAATCGTACAGGTTCCGCAGACACTTCAAAGGCCAAAGCCGGCAAAAGGTCGTCACGCAAGGCGTCGAAGGCGAATACGACAAAAGACGCGTCTATACTGGCTAATGTGCACGCAAAACGCAAGTCCACCGCACGGAAAGGTCGTTGA
- a CDS encoding DUF58 domain-containing protein yields MAVGTRGRKSHRGFKGRKPSLIQGNTRFAHLTLKVRHQAAGLRKKLPEWLTAYVSPLGWSVTGIAVVCLSAFPALGWHELLVCGIVGLVMLALGIAMSLGNTKFHAALSVSDNRITVGDSVKVDVNVSNPGKSPTVGVQGDLPMGEMHQRFRIPALAPGKVKDEQVEFRATSRAVLDVGPLKISKGDPFGIVRHEQSLSQSAKVYIHPKTVFLNTLDSGIFRDLEGSPSGQVVDDDLDFYGLREYRPGDDMRNVHWLSSAKTGTLMVRQYEATKRTDTSITLGVNPTDYSTEDEFELAVSVASSIGTECLVEDRPLAVQAADNSLIPHGAMPFLDWMSGVKPDMDENPNLAVATLKTSPGASFYFFVVGSGARLERLRRIAAALSRESICVMLQIDPIAGNAIHQYDDFTLATLSALDDLPLIMEALK; encoded by the coding sequence ATGGCGGTAGGCACCCGCGGACGAAAAAGCCATCGCGGCTTCAAAGGCCGTAAGCCCAGCCTGATACAAGGCAACACCCGTTTTGCGCACCTCACGCTCAAAGTGCGGCATCAAGCAGCCGGTTTGCGCAAGAAGCTGCCCGAATGGCTTACCGCCTACGTTTCACCGCTCGGCTGGTCGGTGACGGGCATCGCCGTGGTCTGCCTCTCGGCATTCCCGGCGTTGGGATGGCATGAGCTGCTGGTCTGCGGCATCGTCGGTCTGGTCATGCTGGCACTCGGCATCGCCATGTCGCTTGGCAACACGAAATTCCACGCGGCGTTATCCGTTTCAGATAACCGTATTACCGTAGGTGATAGCGTCAAGGTCGATGTCAACGTCTCCAACCCCGGCAAAAGCCCGACCGTAGGCGTTCAGGGAGACCTGCCGATGGGCGAGATGCATCAGCGCTTCCGCATCCCCGCTTTGGCCCCCGGCAAGGTCAAAGACGAACAGGTCGAGTTCCGTGCCACCTCACGCGCGGTCCTTGACGTGGGTCCGCTGAAAATCAGCAAGGGCGACCCCTTCGGCATCGTACGTCACGAGCAATCGCTTTCCCAGTCCGCGAAGGTCTATATCCACCCGAAAACCGTTTTCCTCAACACGCTCGATTCCGGCATTTTCCGCGACCTCGAGGGCAGCCCTTCCGGCCAGGTGGTCGACGACGACCTCGATTTCTACGGCCTGCGCGAATACCGTCCCGGCGACGACATGCGTAACGTCCACTGGCTTTCCTCGGCGAAAACCGGCACCTTGATGGTCCGGCAGTACGAGGCGACCAAACGTACCGATACTTCCATCACCCTCGGCGTCAACCCGACCGATTACTCGACCGAAGACGAGTTCGAGCTCGCCGTGAGCGTCGCCTCCTCAATCGGCACCGAATGCCTTGTCGAAGACCGCCCGCTGGCCGTCCAGGCCGCCGACAATTCCCTGATCCCGCACGGGGCAATGCCGTTCCTCGACTGGATGAGCGGGGTCAAGCCCGATATGGACGAAAACCCGAACCTCGCCGTTGCCACGCTGAAAACAAGCCCCGGCGCCTCCTTCTATTTCTTCGTGGTAGGATCGGGCGCCAGACTTGAACGCCTCCGTCGCATCGCCGCCGCGCTGAGCCGAGAATCCATCTGCGTGATGCTGCAGATCGACCCCATCGCCGGCAACGCCATCCACCAATACGACGACTTCACCCTGGCCACGCTTTCGGCGCTCGACGACCTGCCTCTGATCATGGAGGCGCTGAAATGA
- a CDS encoding MoxR family ATPase: MSTHKAEPSNDETEISDATHLSTFGAADDTTNSGKSAFPSLPKRSKSKGKSKAKHTATDPSDDSTVLGSLNGLGEGEAISEETVLSTSASNGNTESPAIPAENPGSSNVSDNAGANVNDYTGNAYAQQPAAAAPAGRNTASAPSTSYTSPAAATSTSSVSPQASSEPSVSPESLSAPYASASPVSNIIAPPSDSILDFKRSFDALVDNIGKVVVGKPEPIKLCVTALMVGGHVLLEDNPGTGKTQLARGLANSIDTSFKRIQFTPDLLPSDVVGVTFYDQKSGEFEFREGPIFASIVLADEINRASPKTQSALLEVMEEQKTTVDGKTYEMPQPFIVIATQNPLEQLGTYKLPEAQMDRFLIKTSVGAPGHDVSISILKDIDITDRANTVSAVLSGDDIIRLRKTAKDVRVDERILEYIERLIEATRLSEKLRVGSSMRGALALTRCARIWAAADARDYVLPDDVQDLAVPVLAHRIILNAETAFKGETAEQIIAEILESVPAPAMGV; the protein is encoded by the coding sequence ATGAGCACGCACAAGGCAGAACCGTCAAACGATGAGACGGAGATTTCGGATGCCACGCATCTGTCGACATTCGGCGCCGCCGACGACACCACGAACAGCGGCAAAAGCGCGTTCCCCTCGCTGCCGAAACGCTCGAAGTCCAAAGGCAAGTCGAAAGCCAAGCACACCGCCACCGATCCAAGCGACGACAGTACCGTACTCGGTTCCCTTAATGGTCTCGGTGAAGGCGAAGCCATCTCCGAGGAAACCGTGCTGAGCACCTCGGCGTCCAACGGCAACACCGAATCACCGGCCATTCCCGCCGAAAATCCAGGCAGTTCGAACGTGTCCGACAACGCAGGCGCAAACGTCAACGATTACACCGGCAACGCCTATGCCCAGCAACCCGCAGCCGCCGCACCGGCCGGCCGGAACACCGCATCCGCGCCCTCGACGTCATATACGTCTCCAGCAGCCGCCACTTCGACCAGCAGCGTAAGCCCACAGGCCTCCTCTGAACCTTCCGTCAGCCCGGAGTCGCTTTCGGCCCCATACGCCTCGGCCTCGCCGGTTTCCAACATCATCGCGCCGCCCAGCGACTCCATCCTCGACTTCAAGCGTTCCTTCGACGCGCTGGTCGACAACATCGGCAAGGTCGTCGTCGGCAAACCCGAACCCATCAAACTGTGCGTCACGGCCCTGATGGTCGGCGGCCACGTGCTGCTGGAAGACAACCCGGGCACCGGCAAGACGCAGCTCGCCCGAGGCCTGGCCAATTCCATCGACACCTCGTTCAAGCGCATCCAGTTCACCCCTGACCTGCTGCCCAGCGACGTGGTCGGCGTGACCTTCTACGACCAGAAATCCGGCGAATTCGAGTTCCGCGAGGGCCCGATCTTCGCCTCAATCGTGCTGGCCGACGAGATCAACCGCGCCTCGCCGAAGACCCAGTCCGCGCTGCTGGAAGTCATGGAAGAGCAGAAGACCACCGTCGACGGCAAGACCTACGAAATGCCGCAGCCCTTCATCGTCATCGCCACGCAGAACCCGCTGGAACAACTCGGCACCTACAAGCTGCCCGAGGCCCAGATGGACCGCTTCCTGATCAAGACCTCCGTGGGCGCGCCCGGCCACGACGTATCGATCAGCATCCTCAAAGACATCGACATCACCGACCGCGCCAACACCGTTTCCGCCGTCCTGAGCGGCGACGACATCATCAGGCTGCGCAAGACCGCCAAGGACGTGCGCGTCGACGAACGAATCCTCGAATACATCGAACGTCTGATCGAGGCCACCAGACTCAGCGAGAAGCTTCGCGTGGGTTCCTCCATGCGTGGCGCGCTGGCCCTGACCCGCTGCGCACGCATCTGGGCCGCCGCCGACGCGCGCGACTACGTGCTCCCCGACGATGTGCAGGACCTCGCCGTGCCGGTGCTCGCCCACCGCATCATCCTGAACGCCGAAACCGCGTTCAAGGGCGAAACCGCCGAACAGATCATCGCCGAAATCCTCGAATCCGTTCCGGCACCTGCCATGGGAGTCTGA